In Mus musculus strain C57BL/6J chromosome 1, GRCm38.p6 C57BL/6J, a single genomic region encodes these proteins:
- the Cxcr4 gene encoding C-X-C chemokine receptor type 4 isoform 2 (isoform 2 is encoded by transcript variant 2), with translation MEPISIYTSDNYSEEVGSGDYDSNKEPCFRDENVHFNRIFLPTIYFIIFLTGIVGNGLVILVMGYQKKLRSMTDKYRLHLSVADLLFVITLPFWAVDAMADWYFGKFLCKAVHIIYTVNLYSSVLILAFISLDRYLAIVHATNSQRPRKLLAEKAVYVGVWIPALLLTIPDFIFADVSQGDISQGDDRYICDRLYPDSLWMVVFQFQHIMVGLVLPGIVILSCYCIIISKLSHSKGHQKRKALKTTVILILAFFACWLPYYVGISIDSFILLGVIKQGCDFESIVHKWISITEALAFFHCCLNPILYAFLGAKFKSSAQHALNSMSRGSSLKILSKGKRGGHSSVSTESESSSFHSS, from the exons ATGGAACCGATCAGT ATATACACTTCTGATAACTACTCTGAAGAAGTGGGTTCTGGAGACTATGACTCCAACAAGGAACCCTGCTTCCGGGATGAAAACGTCCATTTCAATAGGATCTTCCTGCCCACCATCTACTTCATCATCTTCTTGACTGGCATAGTCGGCAATGGATTGGTGATCCTGGTCATGGGTTACCAGAAGAAGCTAAGGAGCATGACGGACAAGTACCGGCTGCACCTGTCAGTGGCTGACCTCCTCTTTGTCATCACACTCCCCTTCTGGGCAGTTGATGCCATGGCTGACTGGTACTTTGGGAAATTTTTGTGTAAGGCTGTCCATATCATCTACACTGTCAACCTCTACAGCAGCGTTCTCATCCTGGCCTTCATCAGCCTGGACCGGTACCTCGCTATTGTCCACGCCACCAACAGTCAGAGGCCAAGGAAACTGCTGGCTGAAAAGGCAGTCTATGTGGGCGTCTGGATCCCAGCCCTCCTCCTGACTATACCTGACTTCATCTTTGCCGACGTCAGCCAGGGGGACATCAGTCAGGGGGATGACAGGTACATCTGTGACCGCCTTTACCCCGATAGCCTGTGGATGGTGGTGTTTCAATTCCAGCATATAATGGTGGGTCTCGTCCTGCCCGGCATCGTCATCCTCTCCTGTTACTGCATCATCATCTCTAAGCTGTCACACTCCAAGGGCCACCAGAAGCGCAAGGCCCTCAAGACGACAGTCATCCTCATCCTAGCTTTCTTTGCCTGCTGGCTGCCATATTATGTGGGGATCAGCATCGACTCCTTCATCCTTTTGGGGGTCATCAAGCAAGGATGTGACTTCGAGAGCATCGTGCACAAGTGGATCTCCATCACAGAGGCCCTCGCCTTCTTCCACTGTTGCCTGAACCCCATCCTCTATGCCTTCCTCGGGGCCAAGTTCAAAAGCTCTGCCCAGCATGCACTCAACTCCATGAGCAGAGGCTCCAGCCTCAAGATCCTTTCCAAAGGAAAGCGGGGTGGACACTCTTCCGTCTCCACGGAGTCAGAATCCTCCAGTTTTCACTCCAGCTAA
- the Cxcr4 gene encoding C-X-C chemokine receptor type 4 isoform 1 (isoform 1 is encoded by transcript variant 1) produces the protein MEPISVSIYTSDNYSEEVGSGDYDSNKEPCFRDENVHFNRIFLPTIYFIIFLTGIVGNGLVILVMGYQKKLRSMTDKYRLHLSVADLLFVITLPFWAVDAMADWYFGKFLCKAVHIIYTVNLYSSVLILAFISLDRYLAIVHATNSQRPRKLLAEKAVYVGVWIPALLLTIPDFIFADVSQGDISQGDDRYICDRLYPDSLWMVVFQFQHIMVGLVLPGIVILSCYCIIISKLSHSKGHQKRKALKTTVILILAFFACWLPYYVGISIDSFILLGVIKQGCDFESIVHKWISITEALAFFHCCLNPILYAFLGAKFKSSAQHALNSMSRGSSLKILSKGKRGGHSSVSTESESSSFHSS, from the exons ATGGAACCGATCAGTGTGAGT ATATACACTTCTGATAACTACTCTGAAGAAGTGGGTTCTGGAGACTATGACTCCAACAAGGAACCCTGCTTCCGGGATGAAAACGTCCATTTCAATAGGATCTTCCTGCCCACCATCTACTTCATCATCTTCTTGACTGGCATAGTCGGCAATGGATTGGTGATCCTGGTCATGGGTTACCAGAAGAAGCTAAGGAGCATGACGGACAAGTACCGGCTGCACCTGTCAGTGGCTGACCTCCTCTTTGTCATCACACTCCCCTTCTGGGCAGTTGATGCCATGGCTGACTGGTACTTTGGGAAATTTTTGTGTAAGGCTGTCCATATCATCTACACTGTCAACCTCTACAGCAGCGTTCTCATCCTGGCCTTCATCAGCCTGGACCGGTACCTCGCTATTGTCCACGCCACCAACAGTCAGAGGCCAAGGAAACTGCTGGCTGAAAAGGCAGTCTATGTGGGCGTCTGGATCCCAGCCCTCCTCCTGACTATACCTGACTTCATCTTTGCCGACGTCAGCCAGGGGGACATCAGTCAGGGGGATGACAGGTACATCTGTGACCGCCTTTACCCCGATAGCCTGTGGATGGTGGTGTTTCAATTCCAGCATATAATGGTGGGTCTCGTCCTGCCCGGCATCGTCATCCTCTCCTGTTACTGCATCATCATCTCTAAGCTGTCACACTCCAAGGGCCACCAGAAGCGCAAGGCCCTCAAGACGACAGTCATCCTCATCCTAGCTTTCTTTGCCTGCTGGCTGCCATATTATGTGGGGATCAGCATCGACTCCTTCATCCTTTTGGGGGTCATCAAGCAAGGATGTGACTTCGAGAGCATCGTGCACAAGTGGATCTCCATCACAGAGGCCCTCGCCTTCTTCCACTGTTGCCTGAACCCCATCCTCTATGCCTTCCTCGGGGCCAAGTTCAAAAGCTCTGCCCAGCATGCACTCAACTCCATGAGCAGAGGCTCCAGCCTCAAGATCCTTTCCAAAGGAAAGCGGGGTGGACACTCTTCCGTCTCCACGGAGTCAGAATCCTCCAGTTTTCACTCCAGCTAA
- the Cxcr4 gene encoding C-X-C chemokine receptor type 4 isoform X1: MTRNIYTSDNYSEEVGSGDYDSNKEPCFRDENVHFNRIFLPTIYFIIFLTGIVGNGLVILVMGYQKKLRSMTDKYRLHLSVADLLFVITLPFWAVDAMADWYFGKFLCKAVHIIYTVNLYSSVLILAFISLDRYLAIVHATNSQRPRKLLAEKAVYVGVWIPALLLTIPDFIFADVSQGDISQGDDRYICDRLYPDSLWMVVFQFQHIMVGLVLPGIVILSCYCIIISKLSHSKGHQKRKALKTTVILILAFFACWLPYYVGISIDSFILLGVIKQGCDFESIVHKWISITEALAFFHCCLNPILYAFLGAKFKSSAQHALNSMSRGSSLKILSKGKRGGHSSVSTESESSSFHSS; the protein is encoded by the exons ATGACTCGAAAT ATATACACTTCTGATAACTACTCTGAAGAAGTGGGTTCTGGAGACTATGACTCCAACAAGGAACCCTGCTTCCGGGATGAAAACGTCCATTTCAATAGGATCTTCCTGCCCACCATCTACTTCATCATCTTCTTGACTGGCATAGTCGGCAATGGATTGGTGATCCTGGTCATGGGTTACCAGAAGAAGCTAAGGAGCATGACGGACAAGTACCGGCTGCACCTGTCAGTGGCTGACCTCCTCTTTGTCATCACACTCCCCTTCTGGGCAGTTGATGCCATGGCTGACTGGTACTTTGGGAAATTTTTGTGTAAGGCTGTCCATATCATCTACACTGTCAACCTCTACAGCAGCGTTCTCATCCTGGCCTTCATCAGCCTGGACCGGTACCTCGCTATTGTCCACGCCACCAACAGTCAGAGGCCAAGGAAACTGCTGGCTGAAAAGGCAGTCTATGTGGGCGTCTGGATCCCAGCCCTCCTCCTGACTATACCTGACTTCATCTTTGCCGACGTCAGCCAGGGGGACATCAGTCAGGGGGATGACAGGTACATCTGTGACCGCCTTTACCCCGATAGCCTGTGGATGGTGGTGTTTCAATTCCAGCATATAATGGTGGGTCTCGTCCTGCCCGGCATCGTCATCCTCTCCTGTTACTGCATCATCATCTCTAAGCTGTCACACTCCAAGGGCCACCAGAAGCGCAAGGCCCTCAAGACGACAGTCATCCTCATCCTAGCTTTCTTTGCCTGCTGGCTGCCATATTATGTGGGGATCAGCATCGACTCCTTCATCCTTTTGGGGGTCATCAAGCAAGGATGTGACTTCGAGAGCATCGTGCACAAGTGGATCTCCATCACAGAGGCCCTCGCCTTCTTCCACTGTTGCCTGAACCCCATCCTCTATGCCTTCCTCGGGGCCAAGTTCAAAAGCTCTGCCCAGCATGCACTCAACTCCATGAGCAGAGGCTCCAGCCTCAAGATCCTTTCCAAAGGAAAGCGGGGTGGACACTCTTCCGTCTCCACGGAGTCAGAATCCTCCAGTTTTCACTCCAGCTAA